Proteins from a genomic interval of Xanthomonas sp. AM6:
- a CDS encoding class II fumarate hydratase — translation MSDNFRVEHDSMGELQVPAEALWGAQTQRAVQNFPISGQPMPRGFIRALGLIKAAAAGVNAELELLPKAVAKAVQAAALEVADGRHDAHFPIDIYQTGSGTSSNMNANEVIATLATRAAKPGAPAVHPNDHVNLGQSSNDVVPTAIRVSAQLATQEQLLPALKHLRKVIDRRARDLDKVVKTGRTHLMDAMPLTFGQEFGAWSAQLSSAQERLQDSLKRLRRLPLGGTAIGTGINADPRFGSKVAKALSALTGCKFDSAENKFEGLAAQDDAVELSGQLNALAVALIKIANDLRWMNAGPLAGLGEIELPALQPGSSIMPGKVNPVIPEATVMVCAQVIGHHTAITVAGQTGNFQLNVALPLIAANLLDSIGLLANVSRLLADSAIAGLKVRKERVREALDRNPILVTALNPIIGYEKAAAIAKRAYKENRPVLEIAIEDSGLGEAELRKLLDPAALTRGGIHAGAGGGG, via the coding sequence ATGAGTGACAACTTCAGGGTCGAGCACGACAGCATGGGCGAGTTGCAGGTGCCCGCCGAGGCGCTGTGGGGCGCCCAGACCCAGCGTGCGGTGCAGAACTTTCCGATCTCCGGGCAGCCGATGCCGCGCGGCTTCATCCGCGCGCTGGGCCTGATCAAGGCCGCCGCGGCCGGGGTCAACGCCGAGCTGGAACTGCTGCCCAAGGCCGTCGCCAAGGCGGTGCAGGCGGCGGCGCTGGAGGTGGCCGACGGCCGGCACGACGCGCATTTCCCGATCGACATCTACCAGACCGGGTCGGGCACCTCGTCCAACATGAACGCCAACGAGGTCATCGCCACGCTGGCCACGCGCGCGGCCAAGCCGGGCGCGCCGGCGGTGCATCCGAACGACCACGTCAACCTCGGCCAGAGCTCCAACGACGTGGTGCCGACCGCGATCCGCGTCTCCGCCCAGCTGGCCACGCAGGAACAGCTGCTGCCGGCGCTCAAGCACCTGCGCAAGGTCATCGACCGGCGCGCCAGGGACCTGGACAAGGTGGTCAAGACCGGACGCACGCACCTGATGGACGCGATGCCGCTGACCTTCGGCCAGGAGTTCGGGGCGTGGTCGGCGCAGCTGTCCTCGGCGCAGGAGCGGCTGCAGGACAGCCTCAAGCGCCTGCGCCGGCTGCCGCTGGGCGGCACCGCGATCGGCACCGGGATCAACGCCGACCCGCGCTTTGGCAGCAAGGTGGCCAAGGCCCTGTCCGCGCTGACCGGCTGCAAGTTCGACAGCGCCGAGAACAAGTTCGAAGGCCTGGCCGCGCAGGACGATGCGGTGGAACTGTCCGGCCAGCTCAATGCGCTGGCGGTGGCGCTGATCAAGATCGCCAACGACCTGCGCTGGATGAACGCCGGGCCGCTGGCCGGGCTGGGCGAGATCGAGTTGCCGGCGCTGCAGCCGGGCAGCTCGATCATGCCGGGCAAGGTCAACCCGGTGATTCCCGAGGCCACGGTGATGGTCTGCGCGCAGGTCATCGGCCACCACACCGCGATCACCGTGGCCGGGCAGACCGGCAACTTCCAGTTGAACGTGGCGCTGCCGCTGATCGCGGCCAACCTGCTGGACTCGATCGGCCTGCTGGCCAACGTGTCGCGACTGCTGGCCGATTCGGCGATCGCCGGGCTGAAGGTGCGCAAGGAGCGGGTGCGCGAGGCGCTGGACCGCAATCCGATCCTGGTCACCGCGCTGAACCCGATCATCGGCTATGAGAAGGCGGCGGCGATCGCCAAGCGCGCCTACAAGGAGAACCGCCCGGTGCTGGAGATCGCGATCGAGGACAGCGGCCTGGGCGAGGCCGAGCTGCGCAAGCTGCTCGATCCGGCGGCACTGACCAGGGGCGGCATCCACGCCGGCGCGGGCGGCGGGGGCTGA